Proteins from one Cryptomeria japonica chromosome 4, Sugi_1.0, whole genome shotgun sequence genomic window:
- the LOC131049073 gene encoding ubiquitin-conjugating enzyme E2 7-like isoform X1 produces the protein MSEIQASLLLRKQLKELSRNPVDGFSAGLVDDSNIFEWSVAIIGPPDTLYEGGFFNAIMSFPPDYPNNPPSVKFTSEMWHSNVYPDGRVCISILHAPGDDPNAYEHASQRWSPVHTVETILLSIISMLSSPNHESPANVDAAKEWRDQRGQFKKKVGRIVRLSQEM, from the coding sequence ATGTCAGAAATCCAGGCCAGTCTTTTATTGAGGAAGCAATTGAAAGAACTATCTAGGAATCCAGTGGATGGATTCTCAGCAGGACTTGTGGACGATTCAAATATTTTTGAGTGGAGTGTAGCAATAATTGGTCCCCCAGATACGTTGTATGAAGGAGGATTTTTTAATGCCATCATGAGTTTTCCACCAGACTACCCAAACAATCCTCCATCAGTGAAGTTTACATCAGAAATGTGGCACTCGAATGTTTATCCAGATGGACGTGTTTGCATATCTATTCTTCATGCACCAGGAGATGATCCAAATGCTTACGAACATGCTAGTCAAAGATGGTCACCTGTGCACACTGTGGAAACTATTCTGTTGAGTATTATATCAATGTTATCTAGTCCCAATCATGAATCACCTGCAAACGTTGATGCAGCCAAAGAGTGGAGAGATCAAAGAGGTCAATTCAAGAAGAAAGTCGGCAGGATTGTTAGGCTGTCCCAAGAAATGTGA
- the LOC131049073 gene encoding ubiquitin-conjugating enzyme E2 13-like isoform X2 → MSFPPDYPNNPPSVKFTSEMWHSNVYPDGRVCISILHAPGDDPNAYEHASQRWSPVHTVETILLSIISMLSSPNHESPANVDAAKEWRDQRGQFKKKVGRIVRLSQEM, encoded by the coding sequence ATGAGTTTTCCACCAGACTACCCAAACAATCCTCCATCAGTGAAGTTTACATCAGAAATGTGGCACTCGAATGTTTATCCAGATGGACGTGTTTGCATATCTATTCTTCATGCACCAGGAGATGATCCAAATGCTTACGAACATGCTAGTCAAAGATGGTCACCTGTGCACACTGTGGAAACTATTCTGTTGAGTATTATATCAATGTTATCTAGTCCCAATCATGAATCACCTGCAAACGTTGATGCAGCCAAAGAGTGGAGAGATCAAAGAGGTCAATTCAAGAAGAAAGTCGGCAGGATTGTTAGGCTGTCCCAAGAAATGTGA